CGAACTCCTTGATGCCTATTCGCAGGCGGTCATTACCGTGGCGGAGGCGGTGGGGCCTGCGGTGGTGGGGGTCTTTGCCGGCAAGGGTCGGAGGGGGACTGGCGTTGAGCCTGCGGGGATCGGTTCCGGGGTCATCATCGCACCCGACGGTTATATCCTGACCAACGATCATGTGGTGCAGGCCGCGGATTGTTTCACCGTGATTCTGCAGGACGGCAGCCGGCTTGAGGCGAACCTGGTCGGGACCGACCCGGCTACCGATCTGGCGGTATTGCGTGCCGGAAGCTCCGGGCTGCCCTATGTCGAAATAGGCGATTCGCGACAGTTGCGGGTCGGGCAACTGGTCATCGCCATCGGCAATCCCTTCGGCTTCTCTTCCACCGTATCCACCGGGGTGGTGAGTGCGCTTGGCCGTGCCCTGCGCAGCCAGCAGGGCCGGCTCATCGAAAACATCATCCAGCACACCGCGCCGCTTAACCCGGGCAACTCGGGCGGTCCGCTGGTCGATGCCCACGGTCTGCTGGTGGGGGTCAACACGGCGATCATCGCCCAGGCCCAGGGGATCGGCTTTGCCATTCCCGCCGCCACCGCCCGTCTGGTGGCGGCCCAGTTGATCACCCACGGCCGGGTGCGCCGGGCTCATCTGGGCCTGGCCGGTCAGCAGCGCCCCCTGCCTCGCGCCCTTGCGCGGCAGCTGCACCTGGATGAAGCCTCCGTGGTCGAGGTGGCGGGGCTCGACCCCCAGGGGCCGGCCGCCCGGGCCGGTCTGCGCGTGGGGGATCTGATTATTTCGCTGGCCGACCAACCCATGTCCAACATCGATGCCATCCATCATTTTCTGGCCGAGTGGACGATTGGCGAACCGGTCAAGGCGGTCATACTGCGCGGGGAGGAAATCAAGGAGTTCCGCGTCGTGCCGATGGAAGCCCCGGAGGTATAACATGCCTGAAGCCATGGCGGTTTTGTCAAGCAAGCCGACGGGCATAACCCTTTAGGCGGATCATGCGATTTTAATCGTCTTGTAGAGGAAATTCTTGAATTTATAAAACAGACGCTTGTCGTCTCCGTTCCCATTGGTATTGTCGCAGGCGCGCAGCATTTCGGCGATCTGCGGCATGCTGCCCGCGCCGCGTTCCCTGGCCAGTTCGATCACCGCGGTAACCACATCGCGCGAGATGCGCTTTTCGGTGAAGGGCGCATGCAGGCCGGACCAGAAGTCGTCTTCGCCGCGTACGATGCGGTCGAGGGTTTCCTGCGCCACCTGGCTGGTGAGTTCTTCGGCGGAATGCTTTTCGCCGCGCGGTCCGAGAGAGGTCAGTACGCGTGCGATATCCGCCTCTTCGATGTTGCGTCCCTTGCGGAAAAACAAAGCCCGCACCAGGATGCTGCGCAGTTCGCGGATGTTGCCGACAAAGTGGTGTTGCGCCAACAGGAGTTGCGCGTCGCGGCTCAATATCGGCGCGGTCTGCTCGGTTTCTTCGGGCTTTTTGTATACCTGGTGCAGTTTGCCCAGGAAGTGCAGTGCCAGGTCGGGAATATCCTCGCGCCGTTCGTTGAGGGACGGAACCTCGATGGCCAATTCCGACAGACGGTGGTAGAGATCCTCGCGGAACCGGCCCTCGCGGATCAGCTGGCCCAGATCTTTGTTGGTGGCCGCCACCAGCAGCACCCGGGCGTAGCGGGTATGATTCTCGCCGAGGCGCACGAAACCGCCGTTGTCGAGGAACCGCAGCAGCTGCACCTGGGTCTTGGGGTCGGCGTCGCCGATTTCGTCGAGGAATACCAGCCCGCCGTGGGCTTCCTCCAGAATGCCCTTGCGGTCGGCATGGGCACCGGTAAAGGCGCCGCGTTTGTGGCCGAACAGCTCGGAATAGGTCAACTCTCCGCTGTAGGCGGCGATGTTGGTCTTTTTCACCGGCAGTTCGCTTTTGCTGTCGATGTTCTGCTGGTACATCTGGTTGAGACGCGAGTAGATGTTGTTGAACAGAAATTCCTTGCCGCTGCCGGTGTCGCCGGTGATGAGGATGGAGGGCAGCCCCAGGGTCGCTTCCTGCACGTCGCTGTTGAACCACATGGCGATACGATTGAACAGCGGCGGCGTGATGCTCTGAATGAATGCGACAATATCGTTGGCCTTGTCGGAATTGCCGATGATGTTGCCGAGTTTGTAGGACGAGACGTTGGGATCCTTGTAGCCGTAATCCCCGCCCAGGCGACTTACCTCGCCGGTGAGTTTTTCGATATACAGCAGGTCCGAGATATGGCGGGCGATCATGCGGCTGATGATCTGCAGGATGCGTTTGTGCTCGTCGCTGAAATAGTAGGGGCGCAGGCTGTCCATGCAGATCACGGCGATGACCTCGTCGTCGCAGATCACCGGCACGCCCAGCTCGCTTTTGATGATATCGGTGACCTCGTGGTAAAACCCGCCGGTACGTATTTCCTCCAGGGCGTCGGCCACCATATAGGAGCGCCCCGTATGAGCGACGTAGCCGGTCAGGCTGCGCTGCTCCGGGGGCAGTTCGGTGCCGCCGACCCGCAGCGGCGGGATGTATTTTTTCAAGCGCTGCTTGCTTTTGGCGCCGACCAGTTTTCCGTCAGGCTCCTCCACCACCAGCCAGCTCTGGTTATGGTCCTTGCGCACCAGGGCGATGCTGCCGGTGTCGGCGCCGATGAGTTCCGTCGCCTTGGACAGTACGCGGCTCAGAAACGAGGGCAGGCCTTCGAGTTTTTCGTGCAGCAGATCGTTGATTTCCGACAGCACCTTGATTTCGACATGCTCGTCGCCGATTTCCTGAATGACGCGTTGGGCCATTTCGGCGTGAGCTTCCAGCAGACCCTTTTCGAATTCGCTGAAGCGGTGGGTGCCGCGGGTATAGTAATTGACCAGGCAGATGACCCGGCGGGTGCGCGGATCGTAGCGCGGTACCACGTACAGCGATTTGAGGCCGAGTTCCTCGGTCAGGTAACGTTTTTGCAGCATCTCTGAGGAGAGGGTGGGGAAGTAGAGGGGTTCCAGCAGGGTGTCGTCGACAATCACGCCGGTGCTGTTGATGTATCGCGACAGCAGCGAGGTGCCGGGGCCGAGGTGGATCAGGCGCTGGTTTTCATAGGCCTGCTTGTCTTCCAGTTCCTCGGCGTAGGACGACAGGATCTGCAGGCACTCCTCGCTGCTGTCCGGGCCGAGGGGCGTCGGCACCAGTACCGCGGCCAGGGCCAGTTTGTCGATGAGCTTGACGGCGGATTTGACCATGCACAGGGCGGCTTCCTTCTTTTTGGCTTCGTCCACCCAGCGGGACAGAACCAGTTGTTGATGGTACAGCCGGGCCTGGTCGATATTGGCCATAACGCCGTCGAGAAAGTTTCGCAGTTGCCGAATCTGGGCGTCGGTGAGCACTTGTCCCGAACGGCTGCTGTCCACCGCCAGGACTCCAACGGCGCGGCCGTGGTGCACCAGCGGCAAATGGCATGCGGCACGGATATTGAAATCCTCCGCCAGTTGCCGGACCACAAGGTTGTCGGCCGTTTTCATGTCCGCGATCTGCAGGTCTTCATGGGTATGATAGACCTGGGAGACGGGAAACTCGGTATTGTTGATGGGAAAAGATCGATCGCGGACGATATCCGACCGATGCCCGGTGGCCATGGCGCCGCACAGAGCGCCGCTGGTCAGGTCTTCCAGGTAGATGCGGCAGGTGTTCCGACCGGTCATGAGGTGGACGGCCTTAACCAGGGCATGCAGGATATCATCCAGACTCTCCTTGCCGAGGGCGTTGATTTTTTCCGCTAACAATTTCAGTTGCGCATTGAGAAAAGGGTCCACGCGGCCTCCTGTGGGGCTCTTGAGTAGTCTTTTTACTCACAGAGTATAGCCTCGCTGTGGCTCTGCTGTCAAAGGAGAGCTGCAGCGAGGCGTTGGCCCTCTTGCCAAATAACCTTAATGGACTTACACTGGGTTCACATGCTCTTCGGCTCGAATCGGCATGCGTTTTTTCAAGGAGATTCTATGGCTACCGGCAGATATGTCATCATCGGAGGCGGGAACATCGGTCAGAAGCTGATTCGCCTGCTCTCCCCCGATCGGGAACTGGTTTTGATCGACCAGGACCAGCAGGCCCTGGATGCCGCCCTGCAGGCTCGCAGCAACGGCATCAGCACCGTGTTGGGCGATGCCACCAGCCGGCTGGTTCTGGAAAAAGCCGGGGTCAGGAAAACCGATACGGTTCTCATCACGGCCACCACTGAAAAAGTCAATGTCGAAGTCGCCAGGGTGGTGAAAAAATATTTCGACACCCGCCAGGTGTACGCTATCGGGATTACCCGCGCGGGTATCGCGGCCATGGAAGAGCTTGGCGTCGAAGTGGAAAACATCTTCAGCGTCAGCGCCATCGGTCTTCGCAACCGGCTCGAGCATAAAACCAAGACGGTGCACGGCGTCGGCCTGGGTAAAAACGAAATCCTCGAAGTCGAGATCCATCCCAACTCCCGTCTGGCCCATAATACCATCGGCCGTATCCGGCCCCGCCGGTGGCGCATCGGCATCATCTACCGAGACGAGGCGATTGTTATCCCCCGTGACGACACCGTGCTCAAGCCCGGCGACAAGTTGATCATTCTCGGCGATCCGCGGGTTCTGAAAACCGTCTCCGAGATGTTGACCTTCCGCTTCGTGCAGTTTCCCCTGGAATTCGGCGACCGTACCCTGGCGTTGTTGTTCGGCGGCGAACCGGAGGATTATTTTGCCGAGCTGGCCTATATCGTCAAGACCTTTCCCCTGGCGCAGACGTCGGTCGTTCTTTGCTCGATGCGGGACAGTGATCTGGAGCGCTCCCGTACTTTGCTGGCCGCCCAGGGACTCGGGCATTTCGAGTTGCGTCAGATCTCTCTGGCGGATCTGCTCGCCGACCCGGCGGTAGCTCCGGGGCCGACGGGCAAGGTGGGATTGGTGGTCCTGGCTCGCACTCATCTGCGTCGCGGTTTTAAAAACCCCGCCTTGGGCCAGTCGCGCAAAAGTCTGCTGATGCGGCTTTCCCTGGTGTTCCGGGCGCCTTTGCTGGTCAGCGGCGGAACCTTTCCCTATCAGCGCATGGCGCTCCCCTGTATGGCTGAGGGCCAGTTGCAGGCCAGTATGCAGACCGCCCTGGAGATCGCCGCCCCGCTGCATTTCAATCTTGAAGCGCTGGTTTGTAAACCGTCGGAATACATTGCCTCCAATGATGAGTTGAGCGGCTGTGAAAGAATCTGCAAAACCATCGATCGCCTGCGCCACATCTATCGCACCGAAATACACGAGACGCTGGTGGAGGGCAACCCCATCGCGGTTTTTTCCGAAGCGCTGCAGGAGCACAAGCTGCTTGTCGCCAATATCGGCGAATGGCGTCAGCCGCGTCTGTGGCCGGATTGGCTCGACCCCGACGTTCCCTGGCATGTAGTGGACCGGGCCAACATTTCGACCCTGTTGTTGCCGGCGGACCAGGAGACTCTCTGAGCTATGGCTGAGCAGCTGGTCACTCTCGTTACGGTGGTATTCGGCGCGGCGGTCATGCCCTTGGCGGCACGGCGCTTGTCGGTACCGTCGGCGGCTCTCGAAATCGTTTACGGCATGGTGCTGTTCAATACCGTGCTGGCGTCTCAGCCCGAATGGTTCGAGTTGCTCAAGGAACTCGGCCTGATCTACCTGATGTTCATCGCCGGTATGGAATTGTCGCTGCGGGAGCTTCAAAGCAGCGGGCGTGTATTGCGCTATGTGCTGATTCCTCTGCCGGCCTTTGTCGTCATGCCGCCGTTGCTGCACCTCATGGGGCTGCCCTGGTACCTCGGCGTTGTCCTGGCCATGATTTCCGCCGGCATCGTCATCCCGGTGCTCAAAGAGTCGAGTCTGTTACAGCGCCCCCTGGGGCGCGATATTCTGGGCGTGGCGCTGGCCGGCGAGTTGATTTCGATACTGGTGCTGACTTTGCTCGACATCTTCCATCATTACGGACTGACTCCGCATGCGCTTTTAGAATTATTGAAACTCGTGGCCTTGCTGGGCCTGGCAGCACTGGCCCTGAAACTGCTGTATCTGGCGGCCTGGTGGCATCCGAATCATGTCGCGCGCGTCATGCGCAGCGAGGACCCCACCGAAGAAGGCATCCGTCTGGTTATTTCCGTGGCGTTTGCCGGTGGCCTGGCCGCTTACGCCGCCGGTGTCGAGCCGATCCTCGGTTCTTTTATGGGGGGCGTAATATTCAGTCACGTTTTCAAGAGCAAGGGCCGTTTCGAGGATAAGATCAACGCCATCGGCTTCGGTTTTCTTACGCCGTTTTTCTTCATCGGTGTCGGCGCCGCATTCGATCCCGCCCTGCTGGGTTCGCCGCAAACCGTCTTGCTCGCCCTGGGATTGACGGTGTTGTTGCTGGTCGCCAAGCTGCTGCCGTTGCTGCCGGCGCGCCTGTTCGGCTTGCGCGGTACGGAGGCATGCGGCATGGGCTTGCTGCTGGCGGCGCCCTTGTCCCTGCTGGTGGTGGCCGGCACCTTGGGACAAAAAATGGGCCTGCTGTCGCCTTCGCTTAACGGCATGCTGGTATTGACGGCGGTGCTGGCCAGTATCCTGTTTCCCATGCTGTTCCGTTTGCTGGCACCACGGCTGAAACAGGACAGGCCCGACTGAGGCTCGCCGTCCAGAATTTCCTTGCCTCAAAGGGACAAACATTGTATTTCCTGTAGCCTTTATCCCGCATCTTCCCGACATATACCTGTTGCACCGTTTCGGCCTGTAATCTGCATGTTTTCGGGAACCAGCCATCGCTCTGGTATGGTGTTTTTCCCCTATTGACAAGAGTGATGGCACGATAACCATTTATAAATAAGGAGGATCCCATGGGTCTGTTATCCAATACTGTCAGTATCTGTCAGTTCAGCGTCGTCGGTGAACTGCCGACGGAGAATCTTATCGAATGGGCAGGTCAGTGTCTGGCCGGGCATGCTTTTCAGAGTATTGAAGGCAGCAGCGAGGAACAGTCGACCGGCTGGGTGCATCTGGACGATTTCGAGGCGTGGGATTTCGAGGAGCCCGATGCCTACGCCCGCGACCATTACCTCACCTTCAGTCTGCGGCGCGACCGGCGCCGTATTCCCGGCGGCCTGCTCAAGGCCCATCTCGAACGTGCCGAGCAGAAGTTTCTGGCCGAACATCCCGGATTGCAGCGGGTTCCCAAAAACAAGCGCGAGGAATTGCGCGAGGCGGTGCGCGGCACCCTGTTGTCCCGAACCTTGCCGTCTCCGGCGACGTTCGATGCCGTCTGGGATACCCAAAGCGGACGCCTTACGGTGACCACCCTTAACGGCCAGACCCTCGAGCTTTTCGAAAATCTTTTCAAAACTTCCTTCGAGGGGTTGCGTCTGGTGGCGGTGCATCCCATGGCCCGGGCCGCAGCGGTGCTCGACGACAACCACAAGGAGGGGCTGCAGCAGCTCAATCGTGCGGTTAACGATACCGTGCTCGATCAGATCAAGGACAATCTCTGGCTGGGCTGGGACTTTTTGCGCTGGTTGGTCGACCGCACCCTGAATTCCGGATCCGACTATCGCGTCACCCAACCAGGTCCGGCCCTTGACGGAGAAAGTTTCGTTGCCTATCTCAACGATCGTCTGGTGCTGACCGGCGGCCACGAAGAGGGGACCCAGAAGATCACCGTGGCCGGTCCTCAGGACCGCTTTGATGAAGCGCTGGCCGCTCTCGATACCGGCAAGGATATCGGCGAGGGCACCCTGTATCTGGAGAAGGGCGAACTGCAGTGGAAAATGACCCTTAAGGGCGAACTGTTTCAGTTCGGATCCTACCGCTGCCCGGCTGTCAAACTGGAAAAAGACGCTTTGACCGATCAGCACAGCGAGCGCATGGCGGTCTTTTTTGAGCGCATGTACCTGCTCGAAGAAGGGCTGCAGCTGTTCGACAGCCTTCTGAACGCCTTTTTGAAGGAACGCCTGTCGGAAACCTGGCGTCCTCCCCTGACGGAACCGTCGACGGCCGAATAAGTCCCGTGCCGGATCTGCTTTTTGTTTACGGAACCCTGCAGCAGCACGGCGGAGCTCATGAACTGCTGGCCGGGCAGGCCTCTTTGTTGGGGCCTGCCCGGCTGCAGGGGCGTCTGTACCAAGTGGGGCACTACCCCGGTGCCGTGCTCTCCACGTGTCCCGAGGATCGCGTTCGGGGGGAGCTTTTTCGGATGCGCCACCCGGAAGTTCTGCTGGCGCGGCTCGATGTCTATGAAGAGGTCGGCCCGCAGTTTCCGGAACCCCATGAATACAGGCGCGCCGAAGTGGTTGTGATGACTGCCGATCACATGCCCAGGACAGCCTGGACTTATCTCTACAACCGCTGCACCGATTGCCTCATCCATCTGGCCAGCGGCTGCTGGATTACTGCCAAGTGACGGTTAAACAGCGCCGTGATCTGTATCGTTGCCAATCCTTATACCAACTGTGGTAAAATTTAACTCTTTATAATGTTCATGTTTCGCGCTATAACGGAAAACCGTCATGGCGATCATGTTTTATGGCTGACTCGAAAACTGCCTGATTTCACCTTCGAAATGGTGTCTTGAAGTTATGACCAAACCATCCCTCTATCAGCGGCTTTTCTCCGATATTTCCGACCTGCTTGCTGTCGTCGATCGTAATCACCGCCTTGTCATGTGCAACTGGCGCGGGGGGTACGATTATGTTCCCGAGGACAAAAGAACGGGACAGCCCCACTGCTACGAGGTCTTTTATCCCGGGCAGAACGGACCCTGTCAGCCTTGTCACGTGATGGAGGTTTTCCGTACCGGAAAACCCCTGGTTACCGAGAAATATAATGCCCGCGTCGGTCATCTGGAGGTTCGCTGTTTTCCCATCTTCGACGAGGCCGGCGAGCTTACCATGGTTGCGGAACAACTTTGCGATATCAATCAGCGTAAAGCCGCGCTGGAAAACCTGCATGCCAGCGAAAGGCAATACCGGACCCTGGTCGAAAGTCAGATCGACCTGGTTTGTCGTTGGCAACCCGATACCACCCTTACCTTTGTCAATTCCGCCTATTGCCGGTTTTTCGGCAAAACCCGCGCCGAATTGCTCGGCACCCGATTCCTCGATAACTGCCCGCAAGAGTTCCGCCCTGACCTTGCCGCCCATGTGGCTTCGCAAGCTCAAAATCCGAGGCTGGAGGTCGTGGAAGTCAAGGTATACGACACCAAAGGCCGGATCCGTTGGCAAAGCTGGTGCGATTGTCCGATTTTTGATGAGCAGGGACGTCTGGTGGAATTTCAATCGGTGGGCCGGGACATCACCAAAGAAAAAATGGCCCTGGAGCACTTGCGCGAAACCCAGACCCGTTACCGGCACTTTTTTGAAAACGATTTGACGGGGGATTTCGTGGTCGGCATCGACGGACAGCTGGTCGACTGCAACCCAGCCTTTTTGCGCATTTTCGGTTTCGATTCACGGCAACAGGCCTTGGAGAAAGACTTCTTCGAGTTGTTCTTTCACGGCAAGGATCCCGGGATCTTTTTTGAGATTCTTCAGCAGCAGAAAAAGATGGAGTATTGCGACATCGAAGGCTGTAAATGCGACGGCAGCCCTTTGCAGCTCATCGCCAATCTGCTTGGGCAATTCAACGAAGAGGGGCAACTTACGGGCATCGAAGGGTTTTTGTTCGATAACACCGACCTTAAAAATCTACAGAAACAGTTTCTCCACGCGCAGAAGATGGAAGCCATGGGACGCCTGGCCGGCGGGGTGGCCCACGATTTCAACAATCTTCTGACGGTGATCAGCGGTTACAGTCAGTATCTGTTGCAGAAATATTCGGATGAAGCGCTGCAGGGTTGTCTGGAGCAGATCGTCAAGGCGGGCGAGCAGGCCGCTTCGCTGACCAGTCAGCTGCTGGCCTTCAGTCGGCGCCAGGTCATGCAGACCAAAGAGATGGACCTCAATGGGGTCACGGCCGATATGGAAAAAATGTTGCACCGGATTCTCGGTGCCGATGTCGACCTGGTAGTGCTGCGGGATCCCCGTCTGGGGCTGGTCAACGCCGATCGCGGCCAGATCGAGCAGGTGATCGTCAACCTGGCCGTGAATGCGCGCGATGCCATGCCCGAGGGTGGCAAACTGACTATCGAAACCATCAATATCGAGCTGGATGAAATCTATTCCACCTGGCATACCGGTCTGGCGCCCGGTCATTATGTCATGATGTCCGTTACCGATACCGGCATCGGTATGGATCCCGAAATCATGGGCAAGATTTTTGAACCCTTCTATACCACCAAGGAAACCGGCAAAGGCACCGGCCTGGGGCTGTCCACGGTTTACGGCATCGTGCAGCAAAGCGGGGGGCACATTTATGTGTACAGCGAGCCGGGTATGGGTACGACTTTCAAGATTTATCTGCCGCGCGTCGACAGTCCGGTCCATGACCGTGCCGCCAAGGAATGTAGCAGTTTACCCATCAAGGGCAGTGAAACCATTCTGCTGGTGGAAGATAACGAGTCCGTCCGGGATCTTGCTCACATGGTTCTGCGCGGTAACGGTTATAATGTCCTGGAAGCTTGCGATATCCATGAGGCGTTGCAGGTTTTTGAAACCTATGACGACGCCATTCATCTGCTGCTGACCGACGTTGTCATGCCCGGTGGCAGCGGCCCGACCCTGGTGGCAGAGTTGCGAGGCCGCAAGGCCGATCTCAAGGTTCTTTATGTGTCCGGTTATCCGCAGGACACTCAGGCCATTCAGGATTCTGAAACCAGCAAGGACGCCTTTCTGGCCAAGCCTTTCACCCCGATATCCCTGGGGCTGAAAGTGCGGGAGATTCTCGGCTAGGCTTTTTGTCAGCATACGCATATCTCGATAGATAAAAGGCCGCCCGTTTTGATGACGGGCGGCCTTTTGTTGTTTCTATCGCAAACCAGCGACTAGGACTTTATCCACCGGTCATATGCGGTAATATCCCGTTGAATGATGTCCTGGCCTTTCTGCAGGCGCCAACGGTTGGTATCGCGCAGGCTGAAGACACAGCCGCAGTATTGCTGGTGATAAAATCCCTCGCGTCGCGAAACTTCGATCATGCGCTGGGAACCGCCGGCCTTGCGCCAGTTGAAGGGCCAGAAGCTGACGCCCGGCTGAGCGGCGGCAGCCGTCAGGCCCGCCTCATTGACCTGCGCCAGATCTTTCCACCGGGAAATCCCCAGGGTGGTGGCGAAGACCTCGAAACCGTGCGCCGCGGCATAAGCAGCTGTGGACGCCAGCCGCATCTCGAAACAGACGCCGCAACGCGCGCCGCGTTCAGCTTCCTCCTCCAGGCCGGAAACCGCACGAAACCAGGGCGCCGGGTCGTTATCGGCATCCACAAAATCGACGCCGAGCTTGACCGCAAAATCCCTCTGTTCTTCCTTGCGCTTCCGATATTCATCGCGCGGATGGATATTGGGGTTGCAGAAGTACAGCGTTACCGCTACCCGGGCCTCAACGAGAGTTTCGAGAATCCCCCCGGCGCATGGTGCGCAGCAGGAGTGCAGCAGCAGACGCCGGGCACCGCCGGGCAGTTCCAATTCCATATGTTTTTTCTTGGCAGCATGTTTCACGGAAAATACTCCGGGTTCGCAACCTTTTTTCCCAGCCTGAGCAATCTTCAGCAGCAGTATACCCTCAATCTTCCTCGCCGAACAAGTTCCGCCGCAAGTGTAACCAGTGAGGGCCTTGAGCGATAAGCTGTCGCCGGTGGTGAATTCCGGATTGTTAAACCTTGACAATCGGGCATCTATTTGTCTTATTGTACAAATAGGCAATAAATATCGAGAGGCAGCGATCGTGACCCAAAACAACGATGATCTTGAGTATTGCAGCGATTTTTTTAAAGCGCTCGCCCATCCGACCCGGATTGTTCTCGTCGAGGATCTGGCCGAGGGCGAAAAATGCGTCTGCGACCTGGCGCAAAAGATCGACGCGGATATCTCCACCGTTTCGCGTCATTTGCGGGAACTCAGAAACGCCGGCATCGTAGCCAACCAAAAGCGCGGCAACCAGGTTTTCTACAGCTTGCGCACTCCCTGCATTCTGAATTTCCTGCAGTGCATCCGTAAATTGCAGTAAGGCGAAGCATGGTTCCGTGGCGACGGTGTCGACGTAAAGGAGTCCGACTATGAAATGGATCAGGGAATGGAAGTCACTGGCTTTGATCATCGGCGGATTTATCCTGTGTTATTACCTGCCCGTCGATTGGCTGCGCAGTCTCGAACGTCTGCACAATGCGCTGTGGGAGTCCCTTTACCTGGTCAAATGGTACGCCCGCGAGCATGTGTTGCTGTGCCTGGTGCCGGCCTTTTTCATCGCCGGGGCGGTGGGCGTGTTCGTCGGCCAGGCTTCGGTGATGAAATATCTGGGAGCCCGGGCCAACAAGGTGCTCGCTTACGGGGTGGCTTCCGTTTCCGGGGCGGTGCTGGCGGTCTGCTCCTGCACCATCCTGCCGTTGTTCGCCGGCATTTACCGCATGGGCGCCGGGCTGGGACCGGCCTGTGCCTTTCTTTATTCCGGTCCCGCCATCAATATCCTGGCGGTGGTTCTGACGGCCAGAATCCTCGGTCCGGAAATCGGCATAGCGCGCGCCGTCGGTGCGGTTCTGTTCAGTATCGTCATCGGTCTCTGCATGCACTTTTTGTTTCGTCATGAAGAGCTGGAAAAGGTCAAGGCTACCGTGGCCATGCCGGAACCGGAGGTGTCCCGCCCGTTATGGCAGAATGCCATCTATTTCGCGGCCATGGTCGGTATCCTGGTGTTTGCTAATTGGGGCCGGCCGTCGGCGGAAACCGGTCTCTGGCATCTGATTTATGCAGCCAAGTGGCCGGTGACCGGAGCCTTTGCCGCGCTGTTGGGCTGGATTCTGGTGCGCTGGTTTCAGGTGCGCTGGTGGAAAATCCTGCTGCTCGCGCTTCTGACCGGGTTGCTGGCGGTGTTGTTTCCGCAGATCCCGGGCATTGCTTTCGTGGTCGGCGTGATCGGTCTTTCGGTGATCATCAATACCGAAGGCGAGGAAATGCAGGAATGGTTCGAAACCTCCTGGGGTTTTGCCAGGCAGATCCTGCCATTGTTGCTTATCGGGGTGGTTATCGCCGGAGCGCTGCTGGGTCGTCCCGGCTCCGAGGGGCTGATCCCTTCGGACTGGGTGGCCCGTTCCGTTGGCGGCAACTCCCTGGGGGCCAACCTGTTCGCTTCCGTAGCCGGCGCCTTCATGTATTTCGCCACCCTTACCGAGGTGCCGATTCTCGAAGGGTTGCTCGGCGCAGGCATGGGCAAGGGTCCGGCGCTGGCCCTGCTGCTGGCGGGGCCGGCTTTGAGCCTGCCGAATATGCTGGTCATTCGCAGTGTCATGGGCACTAAAAAAACCCTGGCTTTCGTAGCGTTGGTGGTGGTGATGGCGACGGTCAGCGGATTGATTTTCGGAACATTCTGGGGCTGATTTGCTTCAGAGTGGTCTATTCGACAAAAC
This DNA window, taken from Syntrophotalea carbinolica DSM 2380, encodes the following:
- the rdgC gene encoding recombination-associated protein RdgC; the protein is MGLLSNTVSICQFSVVGELPTENLIEWAGQCLAGHAFQSIEGSSEEQSTGWVHLDDFEAWDFEEPDAYARDHYLTFSLRRDRRRIPGGLLKAHLERAEQKFLAEHPGLQRVPKNKREELREAVRGTLLSRTLPSPATFDAVWDTQSGRLTVTTLNGQTLELFENLFKTSFEGLRLVAVHPMARAAAVLDDNHKEGLQQLNRAVNDTVLDQIKDNLWLGWDFLRWLVDRTLNSGSDYRVTQPGPALDGESFVAYLNDRLVLTGGHEEGTQKITVAGPQDRFDEALAALDTGKDIGEGTLYLEKGELQWKMTLKGELFQFGSYRCPAVKLEKDALTDQHSERMAVFFERMYLLEEGLQLFDSLLNAFLKERLSETWRPPLTEPSTAE
- a CDS encoding gamma-glutamylcyclotransferase family protein: MPDLLFVYGTLQQHGGAHELLAGQASLLGPARLQGRLYQVGHYPGAVLSTCPEDRVRGELFRMRHPEVLLARLDVYEEVGPQFPEPHEYRRAEVVVMTADHMPRTAWTYLYNRCTDCLIHLASGCWITAK
- a CDS encoding PAS domain S-box protein translates to MTKPSLYQRLFSDISDLLAVVDRNHRLVMCNWRGGYDYVPEDKRTGQPHCYEVFYPGQNGPCQPCHVMEVFRTGKPLVTEKYNARVGHLEVRCFPIFDEAGELTMVAEQLCDINQRKAALENLHASERQYRTLVESQIDLVCRWQPDTTLTFVNSAYCRFFGKTRAELLGTRFLDNCPQEFRPDLAAHVASQAQNPRLEVVEVKVYDTKGRIRWQSWCDCPIFDEQGRLVEFQSVGRDITKEKMALEHLRETQTRYRHFFENDLTGDFVVGIDGQLVDCNPAFLRIFGFDSRQQALEKDFFELFFHGKDPGIFFEILQQQKKMEYCDIEGCKCDGSPLQLIANLLGQFNEEGQLTGIEGFLFDNTDLKNLQKQFLHAQKMEAMGRLAGGVAHDFNNLLTVISGYSQYLLQKYSDEALQGCLEQIVKAGEQAASLTSQLLAFSRRQVMQTKEMDLNGVTADMEKMLHRILGADVDLVVLRDPRLGLVNADRGQIEQVIVNLAVNARDAMPEGGKLTIETINIELDEIYSTWHTGLAPGHYVMMSVTDTGIGMDPEIMGKIFEPFYTTKETGKGTGLGLSTVYGIVQQSGGHIYVYSEPGMGTTFKIYLPRVDSPVHDRAAKECSSLPIKGSETILLVEDNESVRDLAHMVLRGNGYNVLEACDIHEALQVFETYDDAIHLLLTDVVMPGGSGPTLVAELRGRKADLKVLYVSGYPQDTQAIQDSETSKDAFLAKPFTPISLGLKVREILG
- a CDS encoding epoxyqueuosine reductase QueH yields the protein MKHAAKKKHMELELPGGARRLLLHSCCAPCAGGILETLVEARVAVTLYFCNPNIHPRDEYRKRKEEQRDFAVKLGVDFVDADNDPAPWFRAVSGLEEEAERGARCGVCFEMRLASTAAYAAAHGFEVFATTLGISRWKDLAQVNEAGLTAAAAQPGVSFWPFNWRKAGGSQRMIEVSRREGFYHQQYCGCVFSLRDTNRWRLQKGQDIIQRDITAYDRWIKS
- a CDS encoding ArsR/SmtB family transcription factor; this encodes MTQNNDDLEYCSDFFKALAHPTRIVLVEDLAEGEKCVCDLAQKIDADISTVSRHLRELRNAGIVANQKRGNQVFYSLRTPCILNFLQCIRKLQ
- a CDS encoding permease, with product MKWIREWKSLALIIGGFILCYYLPVDWLRSLERLHNALWESLYLVKWYAREHVLLCLVPAFFIAGAVGVFVGQASVMKYLGARANKVLAYGVASVSGAVLAVCSCTILPLFAGIYRMGAGLGPACAFLYSGPAINILAVVLTARILGPEIGIARAVGAVLFSIVIGLCMHFLFRHEELEKVKATVAMPEPEVSRPLWQNAIYFAAMVGILVFANWGRPSAETGLWHLIYAAKWPVTGAFAALLGWILVRWFQVRWWKILLLALLTGLLAVLFPQIPGIAFVVGVIGLSVIINTEGEEMQEWFETSWGFARQILPLLLIGVVIAGALLGRPGSEGLIPSDWVARSVGGNSLGANLFASVAGAFMYFATLTEVPILEGLLGAGMGKGPALALLLAGPALSLPNMLVIRSVMGTKKTLAFVALVVVMATVSGLIFGTFWG